In the Telopea speciosissima isolate NSW1024214 ecotype Mountain lineage chromosome 2, Tspe_v1, whole genome shotgun sequence genome, one interval contains:
- the LOC122653254 gene encoding aldehyde oxidase GLOX-like, whose product MHMQLLYNDRVIIFDRTDFGRSNLSLPAGKCRNDTNDYVLQHDCTAHSAEYDVSNNSIRALTILTDTWCSSGAVTPDGTLIQTGGFNDGARVVRTFQPCSTCDWKEITNGLIQRRWYPTNQILPDGRVIVIGGQENNYEFYPKSTSTDTVFNLTFLEQSSNLYPFVHLNVDGNLFIFAYNEAILFNYTSNSVVKTFPTIPDYQPRTYPFTGSSVLLPLRNLQQSSVEAEVLICGGAPWDSYEQATSGNFTGALNTCGRIRITDPNPTWTMETMPLARVMGDMTLLPNGQVLIINGAARGLAGWEMGRDPVFYPVLYQPDIQNGSRFQVLNPTTIPRMYHSTAILLRDGRVLVAGSNPHQYYNFTGVLYPTELRLEAFSPPYLNSKFLKLRPTINTPVSYTKLSYGQRFVLRFSVSGPMMKNSVGVTMVAPSFSTHSFSMNQRVLVLGVRNGIAMKNSLYAMAVTTPKSAFQAPPGYYLLFVVHQNIPSEGIWVHLQ is encoded by the coding sequence ATGCACATGCAGTTACTCTATAACGATCGCGTCATTATCTTCGACCGCACCGACTTCGGCCGTTCCAATCTCTCTTTGCCTGCTGGCAAGTGCCGGAATGACACCAACGACTATGTTCTCCAACATGACTGCACTGCTCATTCTGCAGAATATGATGTAAGTAATAATTCTATACGGGCCCTTACCATCTTAACCGATACTTGGTGTTCTTCCGGTGCCGTCACCCCCGACGGAACGCTCATCCAAACCGGTGGATTCAATGACGGTGCCCGTGTTGTCAGAACTTTCCAGCCGTGTAGTACTTGTGACTGGAAAGAGATTACAAATGGACTCATTCAACGACGTTGGTATCCCACCAATCAAATTCTACCAGATGGACGAGTCATTGTGATCGGTGGCCAAGAGAACAATTACGAGTTCTATCCCAAATCGACGTCCACGGATACTGTATTCAATTTAACGTTTCTAGAACAATCTAGTAATCTCTACCCTTTTGTTCACCTCAATGTGGATGGAAACTTATTCATTTTCGCCTACAATGAAGCAATCTTGTTCAACTACACCAGCAACTCTGTCGTCAAAACTTTTCCGACAATTCCAGATTATCAGCCTCGGACCTACCCATTCACGGGTTCCTCAGTTCTTCTCCCACTAAGGAACTTACAACAGTCTTCAGTGGAAGCTGAGGTCCTCATCTGTGGTGGAGCTCCATGGGATTCATACGAGCAAGCCACTTCAGGGAACTTCACCGGAGCGTTAAACACATGCGGGAGGATCCGAATTACTGACCCGAATCCGACATGGACCATGGAGACAATGCCCCTTGCTAGAGTGATGGGAGACATGACCTTACTCCCCAATGGCCAAGTCTTGATCATCAATGGTGCTGCAAGGGGGCTTGCCGGGTGGGAAATGGGTAGAGATCCAGTTTTCTATCCGGTTCTGTATCAACCCGATATCCAAAACGGGTCTCGGTTCCAAGTACTAAACCCAACTACCATTCCACGTATGTACCATTCGACAGCAATCTTACTACGTGACGGTCGAGTTCTAGTGGCAGGAAGCAATCCCCATCAGTACTACAACTTCACCGGCGTTCTTTACCCGACGGAGTTAAGGTTAGAGGCATTCTCACCACCTTATTTGAATTCGAAATTTTTGAAATTACGGCCAACGATCAACACCCCGGTGTCATATACTAAGCTAAGTTATGGGCAACGATTTGTGTTACGGTTCTCGGTGTCCGGTCCGATGATGAAGAACAGCGTAGGGGTGACAATGGTGGCTCCATCTTTCTCAACGCACTCCTTCTCCATGAATCAGAGAGTGTTGGTGTTGGGTGTCAGAAATGGAATTGCAATGAAGAATTCATTGTATGCCATGGCGGTGACGACTCCAAAATCAGCTTTCCAGGCACCTCCTGGGTATTATCTTTTATTCGTGGTTCATCAAAATATACCTAGTGAGGGGATATGGGTTCACCTCCAGTGA